The Methylorubrum populi genome contains a region encoding:
- a CDS encoding HutD family protein, which produces MRLLRQAERRRMPWKNGGGTSIEIAVHPPGSDLAHFDWRLSMATVTDDGPFSIFDEVDRTLCLLEGASLDLEIAGQEHHRLTPDSPPLSFPADAVATARLENGAISDLNVMTRRGVCRHRVVERTLSGRTEIDLSGTWNAIFLTGRCFIEAQTFCEEAVANDVLVSNSAISSVVAPSHESLKIYMIEIFNL; this is translated from the coding sequence ATGCGCCTCCTAAGACAAGCCGAACGGAGACGCATGCCGTGGAAGAACGGCGGAGGCACGTCCATCGAGATCGCGGTCCATCCGCCCGGATCCGATTTGGCGCACTTCGACTGGCGCCTCTCGATGGCGACAGTGACGGACGATGGTCCCTTTTCGATTTTTGATGAGGTTGACCGGACGTTGTGCCTCCTCGAAGGCGCATCCCTTGATCTTGAAATCGCCGGCCAGGAACACCATCGGCTGACGCCCGATTCTCCCCCCTTGTCCTTCCCCGCCGACGCCGTGGCGACGGCGCGCCTGGAGAACGGCGCGATCTCCGATCTCAACGTCATGACGCGCCGCGGCGTCTGTCGGCATCGCGTCGTCGAAAGGACGTTGTCTGGCCGGACTGAGATCGACTTGTCAGGCACTTGGAATGCAATCTTCCTAACAGGGCGCTGCTTCATCGAAGCCCAGACCTTCTGTGAAGAAGCCGTAGCCAATGATGTGCTCGTCAGTAACAGCGCGATCTCATCGGTTGTTGCACCATCCCATGAATCACTGAAAATCTACATGATTGAGATATTTAATCTATAA
- a CDS encoding EAL domain-containing protein: MRPYPSTGSHLDKLIRRDQLEAVRASVRQALPVNVLLGLAGFLVAAQAGHGMAGGLWFAASSAANLLRFGLCRAPCPGLMASADVSSAQAEEAARSVDRHLSLACLFALLSGSVWALLPVLCDGYTSAQTLFYLTVTCGITAGAVTHGTAYARVPICFIMLPLLSVAGCLLAAGDFDRICLAATVLLYLAALSRSAVATEWNFRETSRLKNEAAALAEARKAAHASASALAEEMRERATHDGLTGLLNRAGFVQRAEERRAAGGAVCLMLLDLDGFKSVNDVYGHTTGDRVLVEVARRIRAALPPDCDAARLGGDEFALVFDGNHVAENPIALAERLVRTVAGPFEGFDAGRLGMSAGVCARPADSLTHLLSCADEALYAAKHSGRNQVRLFDEGLCKRLEMRRDCERDLSQALAEGALEVWFQPIFGHGGRSVTSLEALVRWQHPVHGWVPPADLIAAAAMAGLTESLLRFILEQVCTMLRALRVRGFDDLSVAMNVSPREMAQIAVDEIVLRRLRALGLPATALEIEITEETALDIETVQGKLLALSRAGIRVALDDFGTGYSSLASLRQLRAERVKIDRSLVTGLTEAEDKRGLVQAVLGLGRALGLEVVAEGIETVDDLATLQVMGCSFMQGYHLGRPQPAGEVLQFLETDAASDVMRRLRLLGA, from the coding sequence ATGCGCCCATACCCGAGCACGGGGTCGCATCTCGACAAGCTGATCCGCCGCGATCAACTCGAAGCGGTGCGCGCGAGCGTGCGCCAGGCGCTGCCGGTCAACGTCCTGCTCGGCCTGGCCGGCTTCCTGGTGGCCGCGCAAGCCGGTCACGGCATGGCGGGCGGGCTGTGGTTCGCGGCCTCGAGCGCCGCCAACCTCCTGCGGTTTGGACTTTGCCGTGCGCCGTGCCCGGGTCTCATGGCGTCGGCGGACGTTTCGTCGGCCCAGGCGGAGGAGGCCGCCCGCTCGGTCGACCGGCATCTGAGCCTCGCCTGCCTCTTCGCTCTGCTCTCCGGCTCGGTCTGGGCCCTGCTGCCGGTGCTGTGCGACGGCTACACCTCGGCGCAGACCCTGTTCTACCTCACGGTCACCTGCGGCATCACGGCGGGCGCGGTGACCCACGGCACCGCCTACGCGCGCGTTCCGATCTGCTTCATCATGCTGCCGCTTCTCTCGGTCGCGGGCTGCCTGCTGGCCGCCGGGGATTTCGACCGGATCTGCCTCGCGGCCACCGTCCTTCTCTACCTGGCCGCCCTGAGCCGCAGCGCGGTCGCGACCGAGTGGAATTTTCGCGAGACGAGCCGCCTGAAGAACGAGGCGGCTGCGCTGGCCGAGGCGCGCAAGGCCGCGCATGCGAGCGCGAGCGCCCTGGCCGAGGAGATGCGAGAGCGGGCGACCCATGACGGCCTCACCGGCCTTCTGAACCGGGCAGGCTTCGTTCAGCGGGCGGAGGAGCGGCGGGCGGCGGGCGGCGCCGTCTGCCTGATGCTGCTCGATCTCGACGGCTTCAAGTCGGTCAACGACGTCTACGGCCACACCACGGGTGACCGCGTCCTCGTCGAGGTCGCCCGGCGCATCCGGGCCGCCCTGCCGCCGGACTGCGACGCCGCCCGGCTCGGTGGCGACGAGTTCGCCCTCGTCTTCGACGGGAACCACGTCGCCGAGAACCCGATCGCCCTGGCCGAGCGCCTCGTCCGGACCGTGGCCGGACCGTTCGAGGGGTTCGATGCGGGCCGGCTCGGCATGAGCGCCGGCGTCTGCGCCCGGCCGGCCGACAGCCTCACCCACCTGTTGAGCTGTGCCGACGAGGCGCTCTACGCGGCCAAGCATTCGGGCCGGAACCAGGTCCGTCTGTTCGACGAGGGCCTGTGCAAGCGCCTGGAGATGCGGCGCGACTGCGAGCGCGACCTCTCACAGGCCCTGGCCGAGGGCGCGCTCGAAGTCTGGTTCCAGCCGATCTTCGGGCACGGCGGACGCAGCGTCACCAGCCTGGAGGCGCTGGTGCGCTGGCAGCATCCGGTGCACGGCTGGGTGCCGCCGGCCGACCTCATCGCCGCCGCGGCCATGGCCGGGCTGACGGAATCCCTGCTGCGCTTCATCCTGGAGCAGGTCTGCACCATGCTGCGCGCCCTGCGCGTCCGGGGCTTCGACGATCTCTCGGTAGCGATGAACGTCTCGCCGCGGGAAATGGCGCAGATCGCGGTCGACGAGATCGTCCTGCGTCGGCTGCGGGCGCTGGGCCTGCCGGCGACGGCGCTGGAGATCGAGATCACCGAGGAAACCGCCCTCGACATCGAGACGGTACAGGGCAAGCTGCTGGCGCTGTCGCGGGCCGGCATCCGCGTCGCGCTCGACGATTTCGGCACCGGCTACTCCTCGCTCGCCTCCCTGCGCCAGTTGCGGGCCGAGCGGGTCAAGATCGACCGCAGCCTCGTCACCGGGCTGACCGAGGCCGAGGACAAGCGCGGCCTCGTCCAGGCGGTGCTCGGCCTCGGCCGCGCGCTGGGCCTCGAAGTCGTGGCCGAAGGGATCGAGACCGTTGACGATCTCGCCACGCTCCAGGTCATGGGCTGCTCCTTCATGCAGGGCTACCATCTCGGCCGTCCGCAGCCGGCCGGCGAAGTGCTGCAATTCCTCGAAACCGACGCGGCATCGGACGTGATGCGGCGGCTGCGCCTTCTCGGCGCGTGA